In one Candidatus Rhabdochlamydia sp. T3358 genomic region, the following are encoded:
- a CDS encoding Nif3-like dinuclear metal center hexameric protein, translating to MTLQDLLQYLNQLLQPELFSDVCPNGLQVEGKKTISRIAFAVSASLATIKQAIAIKADALVVHHGIFWDKTSCVLLGPKKQKFQLLLENEISLLAYHLPLDANQTVGNNWKAAHDLSLTNLKAFGLLGTNKIGVKAQIKPTLIEDFQIKLEAYYEHVAHAALGGKKQISSVAIVSGGAHWMIEQAIQEEMDCFITGSFDEPIWDLAHENGIHFLALGHFSTEKVGIQSLKQITTKHFDVPTHFINLFNPF from the coding sequence ATTACCTTACAAGATTTATTACAATACCTCAATCAGCTTTTACAACCTGAGTTGTTTTCAGATGTGTGTCCAAATGGTCTGCAGGTGGAGGGTAAAAAGACGATCTCTCGTATTGCCTTTGCTGTGTCAGCTAGTCTAGCAACTATTAAACAGGCGATAGCGATAAAAGCAGATGCTCTTGTTGTACATCATGGGATTTTTTGGGACAAAACTTCTTGTGTTCTTTTGGGTCCTAAAAAACAAAAGTTTCAGCTTTTATTAGAAAATGAAATTTCTTTGCTGGCTTATCATTTACCACTAGATGCAAACCAAACAGTTGGTAATAATTGGAAAGCAGCTCATGATTTAAGTTTAACAAACTTAAAAGCATTTGGGTTGCTAGGTACAAATAAGATTGGAGTAAAGGCTCAAATTAAGCCGACTCTAATAGAGGATTTTCAAATAAAACTAGAAGCGTATTATGAGCATGTAGCACATGCAGCATTAGGAGGTAAAAAACAAATATCTTCTGTTGCCATTGTGTCTGGAGGAGCTCATTGGATGATAGAACAAGCTATTCAAGAAGAGATGGATTGCTTTATTACAGGCAGTTTTGATGAACCAATCTGGGATTTAGCTCATGAAAATGGGATTCATTTTCTTGCTTTGGGTCATTTTTCTACGGAAAAAGTGGGCATACAATCTTTAAAACAAATCACAACTAAACATTTTGATGTTCCTACCCATTTTATCAATCTTTTTAATCCATTTTAG
- the rpiA gene encoding ribose 5-phosphate isomerase A, translating into MSREEIKKNVGYKAAELLENNMLVGLGTGSTTFYFIERLIQRFQQGLKVEVVASSQQSFVQAKQGGLNLLDIDRLSSLDLTVDGADQIDSQKRMIKGAGGAHVREKIMASMSREMLVIIDESKIVKELGKIKLPVEILPFAATATIHHIEQAGYKGFLRTNADQSLYITDNQNYLFDIYFPTFISFPEQEHQKLIQIPGVIDTGFFFNLAKRVLIGFFDGQIVIKQ; encoded by the coding sequence ATGTCTAGAGAAGAAATAAAAAAAAATGTTGGTTATAAAGCCGCTGAACTACTTGAAAATAATATGTTGGTTGGGCTGGGAACCGGATCTACTACTTTTTATTTTATTGAAAGATTGATTCAACGCTTTCAGCAAGGATTAAAAGTAGAAGTTGTTGCTAGCTCTCAACAATCTTTTGTGCAAGCTAAACAAGGAGGGCTTAACCTTCTAGATATCGATAGACTATCTTCTCTTGATTTAACTGTAGATGGAGCAGATCAAATCGATTCTCAAAAGCGCATGATTAAAGGAGCTGGTGGCGCTCATGTAAGAGAAAAAATTATGGCAAGCATGAGCCGAGAAATGCTTGTCATTATAGATGAGAGTAAAATAGTAAAAGAGCTAGGAAAAATCAAGCTACCTGTTGAAATTCTCCCCTTTGCTGCGACAGCTACCATTCATCATATTGAACAAGCAGGCTATAAAGGTTTTTTGCGTACAAATGCTGATCAATCTTTGTATATTACAGATAATCAAAATTACCTTTTTGATATTTACTTCCCTACATTCATTTCTTTTCCAGAACAAGAACATCAAAAATTGATCCAAATTCCAGGAGTTATAGATACCGGTTTCTTTTTTAATTTAGCTAAACGAGTACTTATTGGATTTTTCGATGGACAAATTGTAATTAAACAATAA
- a CDS encoding bifunctional nuclease domain-containing protein gives MDSELIPITFNKIMQSRSYTVIILGTEEKRFAIYTDPQVGNNIQMHLTEKKKPRPFTHDLIHSIFSGFDIRTAQIVIHDVEDTIYFARLYLEQKIGEKTTILEIDARPSDCITLSLLNNIPVFCRKEVLEKAIPVKE, from the coding sequence ATGGATTCTGAGTTAATTCCCATTACTTTTAATAAAATTATGCAATCGCGCTCTTATACCGTGATTATTCTTGGCACGGAAGAAAAGCGTTTTGCTATCTATACAGATCCCCAAGTGGGAAATAACATTCAAATGCATCTAACAGAGAAAAAAAAACCACGTCCTTTTACCCATGATCTCATCCATTCTATTTTTTCTGGTTTTGATATTCGCACAGCACAGATTGTGATTCATGATGTAGAAGACACAATCTACTTTGCACGCTTATATTTAGAACAAAAAATCGGCGAAAAAACAACGATTTTAGAAATTGATGCTAGACCTAGCGATTGTATCACCCTTTCCCTTTTAAACAATATTCCCGTCTTTTGCAGAAAAGAAGTTCTCGAAAAAGCTATCCCTGTTAAAGAATAA
- a CDS encoding oligopeptide:H+ symporter has translation MKAIDSKILTLLSLVQMWKFFSHFGVRVLLVLYMVNHLDYSDTRAFGVNAVFCGLVELGGIFGGIIADRYLGLKKSVFMGGWLLVIGYFTLFFEISLFWAMGFIIAGSSLFSSNITALLGLVYGENDSRRKKGFTIFYMMQNLGALVSTIICSFIATQYGFQWAFAIAASGMVIGNLLFFMYKGLLQNLKEVPQKKEQMAIATILGGLIFVMGTLGVWFEKVVFLILPWITVAILLFFAIQLVKDNKYPREQVYRFFIYLSGLILFFAVEDQICSSLLLFAERETSRTLFGWMIPSSLITIINPVVILLFGTLVAKRHSQIITPFILTGGSFGILAIFCLLKLGCSIFGIMGIVVIISLAELMIGPLIFSYASEVAGRGGSPGMVMGMLPVAFSLAFQLSGGLSKMVAIEDRDFSLQTYGAGFGLVALLVLVGGLVMQFLIKQCEDEKSSVY, from the coding sequence ATGAAAGCCATCGATTCCAAAATTTTAACCCTGCTCTCTTTAGTGCAGATGTGGAAATTTTTTAGCCATTTTGGAGTCCGTGTTCTTTTAGTGCTCTATATGGTTAATCATTTAGATTATTCCGATACACGTGCCTTTGGAGTCAATGCCGTTTTTTGTGGTCTTGTAGAACTTGGAGGTATTTTTGGTGGAATTATTGCAGATCGATATTTAGGACTTAAAAAATCTGTGTTTATGGGAGGTTGGTTACTAGTAATCGGTTATTTTACTTTATTTTTTGAAATAAGTCTTTTTTGGGCCATGGGGTTTATTATTGCTGGAAGTAGTCTTTTTTCGAGTAATATTACAGCTCTTCTTGGATTAGTTTATGGAGAGAATGATTCGAGACGTAAAAAAGGATTTACCATCTTTTATATGATGCAAAATTTAGGAGCTTTGGTTTCAACCATTATTTGTAGCTTTATAGCTACTCAATATGGTTTTCAATGGGCTTTTGCAATTGCTGCTAGTGGTATGGTTATAGGTAACCTCTTATTTTTTATGTATAAAGGCTTACTGCAAAACTTGAAAGAGGTACCTCAAAAAAAAGAGCAAATGGCTATAGCCACTATTTTAGGAGGCCTCATATTTGTAATGGGAACTCTGGGAGTATGGTTTGAAAAGGTGGTTTTCTTAATTTTACCCTGGATTACAGTTGCAATTTTGCTGTTTTTTGCTATCCAACTAGTAAAAGATAATAAATATCCAAGAGAACAGGTCTATAGGTTTTTCATCTATTTAAGTGGGCTTATTTTATTTTTTGCTGTTGAAGATCAAATTTGCTCTTCTTTGCTTCTTTTTGCTGAAAGAGAAACGTCTCGAACACTATTTGGATGGATGATACCAAGTTCATTGATCACAATAATCAACCCTGTTGTGATTTTGTTATTTGGGACTCTTGTTGCAAAAAGGCATTCACAAATAATTACTCCTTTTATTTTAACGGGAGGATCTTTTGGAATACTTGCTATTTTCTGTCTTTTGAAGCTTGGTTGCTCAATTTTTGGGATAATGGGAATAGTTGTCATTATTTCTCTTGCAGAGCTCATGATTGGTCCTTTGATATTTAGTTATGCATCTGAAGTGGCGGGAAGGGGAGGGAGTCCGGGTATGGTTATGGGGATGCTGCCGGTTGCTTTTTCTCTTGCGTTTCAGTTAAGCGGAGGGTTAAGCAAAATGGTAGCTATAGAAGATCGTGATTTTTCATTACAGACCTATGGTGCTGGGTTTGGACTAGTTGCTCTTCTTGTGCTTGTAGGAGGATTAGTCATGCAATTTCTAATAAAACAGTGTGAGGATGAAAAAAGTTCTGTTTATTGA
- a CDS encoding HPr family phosphocarrier protein codes for MKKKYKDFFIVVNEKGLHTRPSTELLRCATGFKADVTLKYQQEIVNAKSLLGILILAADKGAKINVEAVGEDAEEAVKAILTLARNKFNINY; via the coding sequence ATGAAAAAAAAATACAAAGACTTTTTTATTGTAGTTAATGAAAAAGGTTTACATACACGTCCTTCAACGGAATTGCTTAGATGCGCTACAGGCTTTAAAGCAGATGTTACATTGAAATACCAACAAGAGATTGTGAATGCTAAATCTCTTTTGGGTATTTTAATCTTAGCTGCTGATAAGGGAGCTAAGATTAATGTAGAAGCTGTTGGAGAAGATGCAGAAGAAGCTGTAAAGGCAATACTTACACTAGCTCGTAATAAATTTAATATTAACTATTAG
- the pepF gene encoding oligoendopeptidase F encodes MTIEQVYTPSFHSREQMQKNDCWDVEQLYSSWRVWESQMQLFAREKQTPHWPEIAVFESSWQENPEQLKGLIETCLEMERQLSKLYTYAHLRHDEDVAEEVAKIAMSRISTILYAFRQETAWIEPALLRAPEETLDALIKDPILASYRLYLEKIIRLKNHTLSQEQEELMALAGKSLETSSQAFGAFNNADLKFPDICDSKENKHALTHGKYLTLLKEKDRTLRENAFKTLHRGFLAYENTLSELLQGQVQKHVFERKARKYPSCLEAALYVNEIDPQVYFSLIQSVHEHLPSLHRYISLRKKHLKVPSLHAYDLFVPLVKDMEMDVDYDTAVEWIVASLAPLGADYQEAVKKGLTDERWVDRYETPRKRSGAYSSGCYDSMPYILMNYQGTFNDMMTLTHEVGHSMHSYFSRLNQPYQYSQYGIFVAEVASTFHEELLFRYLFKQAQTKEQKAFLVNQKLDAIRSTLIRQTMFAEFELYMHDKVDSSQVLTPAVLKDQYRKLNEEYFGKDFSLDTELDVECLRIPHFYYNFYVYQYATGISAAHALAEKVCSEGASARERYLQFLSAGSSKNPLDLLKEAGVDMRSTEAVKIVMRSFDQLVTQLEDFLEGP; translated from the coding sequence ATGACAATAGAACAGGTTTATACCCCGTCTTTTCACTCAAGGGAGCAAATGCAAAAAAACGATTGCTGGGATGTGGAACAGCTATATAGCTCCTGGAGGGTTTGGGAAAGTCAAATGCAGCTTTTTGCAAGAGAGAAGCAAACCCCTCATTGGCCAGAGATTGCAGTTTTTGAGTCTAGTTGGCAAGAAAACCCAGAGCAATTAAAGGGGCTTATTGAGACTTGTTTGGAGATGGAAAGGCAGCTATCTAAGCTTTATACCTATGCTCATTTAAGACATGACGAAGATGTAGCAGAAGAGGTTGCAAAAATAGCTATGTCTCGTATTAGTACGATTTTGTATGCCTTTCGCCAAGAAACAGCATGGATTGAGCCAGCTTTATTGCGAGCCCCGGAGGAAACATTAGACGCTTTGATTAAAGATCCTATTTTAGCTTCTTATCGTTTGTATTTAGAAAAAATCATCCGTCTTAAAAATCACACCTTATCTCAAGAACAAGAAGAGCTAATGGCTCTTGCAGGCAAATCTCTAGAAACCTCCAGCCAAGCATTTGGAGCTTTTAATAATGCAGATTTAAAATTTCCAGATATATGTGATAGCAAAGAGAATAAGCACGCTTTGACTCATGGTAAGTATTTAACTCTTTTGAAAGAAAAAGATCGCACATTAAGGGAAAATGCATTTAAAACGCTCCACCGTGGGTTTTTAGCTTATGAAAATACGCTTAGCGAACTATTACAGGGTCAAGTACAAAAGCATGTCTTTGAAAGAAAAGCACGTAAATACCCTTCTTGTTTAGAGGCTGCTCTTTATGTGAATGAGATCGACCCTCAAGTCTATTTTTCTTTGATTCAGTCGGTGCATGAACATCTGCCTTCTCTACATCGCTATATTTCTTTGCGTAAAAAACATTTAAAAGTTCCAAGCCTGCATGCCTATGATCTATTTGTGCCACTGGTAAAAGATATGGAAATGGATGTCGATTACGATACAGCTGTGGAGTGGATTGTGGCTTCTTTAGCTCCCTTAGGGGCAGATTATCAAGAAGCTGTTAAAAAAGGATTAACGGATGAACGTTGGGTAGATCGTTATGAAACGCCACGTAAACGCTCAGGTGCTTATTCAAGCGGATGTTATGATAGCATGCCCTATATTTTGATGAATTATCAGGGAACATTTAATGATATGATGACCTTAACTCATGAAGTAGGTCATAGTATGCATTCCTATTTCAGTCGTTTAAATCAACCTTATCAGTATTCTCAATATGGTATTTTTGTAGCAGAAGTAGCTTCTACCTTCCATGAAGAGTTGCTCTTTCGCTATTTGTTTAAACAAGCGCAAACAAAAGAACAAAAGGCATTCTTGGTCAATCAAAAGTTAGATGCCATCCGATCTACTTTAATTCGGCAAACTATGTTTGCAGAATTTGAGTTGTACATGCATGATAAGGTAGATTCTTCTCAAGTCTTAACTCCAGCTGTCTTAAAGGATCAATATCGGAAGCTAAATGAAGAATATTTCGGTAAAGATTTTAGCTTAGATACAGAATTAGATGTTGAGTGTTTACGTATTCCTCATTTCTATTATAATTTTTACGTATACCAGTATGCAACAGGGATTAGTGCTGCTCATGCTTTAGCAGAAAAAGTTTGTAGTGAAGGAGCTTCTGCTCGGGAAAGATATTTACAATTTTTATCTGCTGGTTCCAGTAAAAATCCTTTAGATCTTCTAAAAGAAGCAGGTGTAGATATGCGTTCTACAGAAGCTGTTAAGATTGTCATGCGCTCCTTTGACCAACTAGTAACCCAACTGGAAGATTTTCTTGAAGGGCCTTAA
- a CDS encoding co-chaperone GroES → MTTAIKKKFKPLGDRVLVQHTEEQETLRGGIVLPDAAKKKGQFATVIAVGTGATTPEGKPIPILVKEGDKVLIDKYAGQEVTIEDEEFVILRANEIIALIN, encoded by the coding sequence ATGACAACCGCAATTAAAAAAAAATTTAAACCTTTAGGAGATCGTGTTCTCGTACAGCATACGGAAGAACAAGAAACACTAAGAGGTGGCATTGTGCTCCCTGATGCAGCCAAGAAAAAAGGGCAATTTGCTACAGTTATTGCTGTTGGCACAGGCGCTACCACACCTGAAGGAAAACCAATCCCTATTTTAGTTAAAGAGGGAGATAAGGTTTTAATCGATAAATATGCTGGTCAAGAAGTAACGATTGAAGATGAAGAATTCGTTATTTTACGAGCAAACGAAATTATTGCACTTATCAATTAA
- the groL gene encoding chaperonin GroEL (60 kDa chaperone family; promotes refolding of misfolded polypeptides especially under stressful conditions; forms two stacked rings of heptamers to form a barrel-shaped 14mer; ends can be capped by GroES; misfolded proteins enter the barrel where they are refolded when GroES binds), which yields MAKNMKFKEEASQKILKGVRTLASAVKVTLGPKGRNVAIEKSYGAPVVTKDGVTVAKEIELEDKHENMGAQMIKAAASKTADKAGDGTTTATVLVEAMYSEGLRHTTAGANSTAIKRGIDKATEATVAKLKKLSKPIKDKIEIEQVATISANGDADIGQTIAKAMEKVGKDGTITVEEGKGLETTLDVVEGMSLDRGYVSPYFATNRETQECVFEDLYILLYEKKVSSVKEFVPILQSVAETGRPFLIIAEDVEGEALTTLVYNRLTTGLKICAVKAPGFGDRRKAILEDIAILTGGQLIKEELGHKLEKVTLDMLGRAKKAVIGKDSFTLVEGAGDKVKIEEQKALLRSQIEDSESDYDREKLQERLAKLASGVAIIRVGAATEVEMKEKKDRVDDAVHATQAAVEGGILPGGGVSFIRCIPELEQLCNSLTDPDEKAGVNIVIKALSSPLRQIAENAGCEGSVIVQNVAKMSTYEGWDALNDSYCDMVEKGIIDPANVSIFAIQTAASTAAMLLTMEVIIAQEPEEKMPSPAGMPGADY from the coding sequence ATGGCCAAAAACATGAAATTTAAAGAAGAAGCTAGTCAGAAGATTCTAAAAGGAGTGCGCACACTCGCTTCTGCGGTTAAAGTAACCTTAGGCCCTAAAGGACGAAACGTTGCTATCGAAAAATCTTATGGTGCACCTGTTGTAACAAAAGACGGCGTAACAGTTGCTAAAGAAATCGAGCTAGAAGATAAGCACGAGAACATGGGCGCTCAAATGATTAAAGCAGCAGCTAGTAAAACAGCTGATAAAGCAGGAGATGGAACTACTACTGCTACTGTTCTAGTCGAAGCTATGTATAGTGAAGGTTTGCGTCACACTACAGCTGGAGCTAATTCTACAGCAATTAAACGAGGAATTGATAAAGCTACAGAAGCAACTGTTGCAAAGCTTAAGAAGCTCAGTAAGCCTATTAAAGACAAAATCGAGATTGAGCAAGTAGCAACAATTTCTGCTAATGGAGATGCAGATATTGGACAAACGATTGCTAAAGCAATGGAAAAAGTGGGCAAAGATGGAACTATAACGGTTGAAGAAGGCAAAGGACTAGAAACAACTCTTGATGTTGTAGAAGGAATGAGCCTTGATCGTGGTTATGTATCCCCTTATTTTGCGACAAATCGAGAAACACAAGAATGTGTTTTTGAAGATCTTTACATTCTACTTTATGAGAAAAAAGTTTCTTCTGTTAAAGAATTTGTCCCTATTTTGCAATCCGTTGCTGAAACAGGTCGTCCTTTCCTAATCATTGCAGAAGATGTAGAAGGAGAGGCTTTGACAACTCTTGTGTACAATCGTCTTACTACAGGTCTTAAGATTTGTGCTGTAAAAGCTCCTGGTTTTGGAGATAGACGTAAAGCGATTCTAGAAGATATTGCTATTCTAACCGGTGGTCAATTAATCAAAGAAGAGCTTGGTCACAAACTAGAAAAAGTAACTCTTGATATGCTAGGTCGAGCTAAAAAGGCGGTTATAGGTAAAGATAGCTTTACTCTAGTAGAAGGCGCTGGAGATAAAGTAAAGATTGAAGAACAAAAAGCATTATTGCGTTCTCAAATCGAAGATTCTGAGTCTGACTACGATCGCGAAAAACTACAAGAGCGTCTTGCTAAGCTTGCAAGCGGCGTAGCAATCATCCGCGTAGGAGCTGCTACTGAAGTGGAAATGAAAGAGAAAAAAGATCGTGTAGATGATGCGGTTCATGCAACTCAAGCTGCCGTAGAAGGTGGAATTTTGCCAGGCGGTGGAGTTTCTTTCATCCGCTGTATTCCAGAATTAGAGCAGCTATGCAATAGTTTAACCGATCCTGATGAAAAAGCAGGGGTAAATATTGTGATAAAAGCGCTAAGCTCACCTTTACGTCAAATTGCTGAAAACGCAGGCTGTGAAGGTTCTGTTATCGTTCAAAACGTAGCTAAAATGAGCACTTATGAAGGATGGGACGCTTTAAATGATAGCTACTGCGATATGGTAGAAAAAGGGATTATCGATCCTGCAAACGTATCCATTTTTGCTATTCAAACAGCAGCGTCTACTGCTGCGATGCTTTTGACAATGGAAGTGATCATTGCACAAGAACCAGAAGAGAAGATGCCAAGCCCAGCTGGCATGCCAGGCGCAGATTATTAA
- a CDS encoding neutral/alkaline non-lysosomal ceramidase N-terminal domain-containing protein, which produces MLGKFALSSIAFLMMPIWVMASLMVGISKEEITPPIDSPSAGYARNTNMIGVHDPLWAMALFIDNEEKQIVLCSVDHLGFNYEMTQKVIEEVHSEEGLSNCEIYIASSHTHSGGGGYLNIPGLGEYLAGPYDPALVELYVKQTAKAIIQACKKPIPAKIGIGYGKAEDLSQYRGTWPVGATPLSDVTVIKVTKIDDSPLAVLFNYPVHPTVLSSENLLFSADFVGYARDYISEENGQTIYFNGAQGDIIPRISEEEQCLIVSKALAEITQNIFTSLKKNEQTTDEKQEYLHCDTLGKSLAETVQKILHSINTKESMHIQTDKHVYSFKPQPTPFGLTLPIEEYQSEINLLVFDHIHAFVTIPGELSCFYDQRLKKLGDTLGCQVSIFGLVNDAHGYMIPPKAFNTSSTEAHFSFGGEHYAELVEQKVSALLEANKAL; this is translated from the coding sequence ATGTTAGGGAAATTTGCTTTAAGCTCAATTGCTTTTTTAATGATGCCTATTTGGGTTATGGCTTCTCTTATGGTAGGAATCTCAAAAGAAGAGATTACGCCTCCTATTGATAGCCCTTCAGCTGGATATGCAAGAAATACGAACATGATAGGAGTACACGATCCTCTATGGGCAATGGCGCTCTTTATTGATAATGAAGAAAAGCAGATTGTTTTATGCAGTGTGGACCACTTAGGTTTCAACTACGAAATGACTCAAAAGGTGATAGAAGAAGTTCATTCAGAAGAAGGATTATCCAATTGTGAGATATATATAGCTTCTTCTCATACCCATTCCGGTGGAGGAGGATATTTAAATATCCCAGGATTAGGGGAGTATTTAGCAGGACCTTATGACCCTGCCTTAGTTGAGCTATATGTAAAACAAACGGCTAAAGCTATTATTCAAGCATGTAAGAAACCAATCCCTGCCAAAATAGGAATTGGCTATGGCAAAGCAGAAGACCTAAGTCAATATCGAGGTACTTGGCCAGTAGGAGCTACTCCTTTATCCGACGTGACTGTAATTAAGGTGACCAAAATAGATGATAGTCCATTAGCTGTGCTTTTTAACTATCCTGTGCATCCCACAGTCCTTAGTAGTGAAAATCTGCTTTTCTCTGCAGACTTTGTAGGATATGCAAGAGATTATATCTCAGAGGAAAATGGACAAACGATCTATTTTAACGGAGCCCAGGGAGATATTATTCCTCGTATTAGCGAAGAAGAACAATGCTTAATTGTAAGTAAGGCTTTAGCTGAAATAACACAAAACATTTTTACTTCCCTTAAAAAAAATGAACAGACAACTGATGAAAAACAGGAATATCTTCATTGCGATACTTTAGGCAAATCTTTAGCAGAAACGGTCCAAAAGATTTTACATTCAATCAATACTAAGGAATCAATGCACATTCAGACAGACAAACATGTCTACTCGTTCAAACCACAACCAACACCCTTTGGACTAACTCTACCTATTGAAGAATATCAAAGTGAAATTAACCTACTTGTTTTTGATCATATTCATGCCTTTGTGACTATTCCAGGAGAACTTAGCTGTTTTTATGATCAAAGACTCAAAAAACTAGGAGACACACTTGGCTGCCAGGTATCTATTTTTGGATTGGTAAATGATGCGCACGGTTATATGATTCCTCCTAAGGCATTCAATACCTCTTCTACAGAAGCTCATTTTTCTTTTGGAGGAGAGCATTATGCAGAATTGGTAGAACAAAAAGTATCAGCTTTATTAGAAGCAAATAAAGCTTTGTAG
- the nagZ gene encoding beta-N-acetylhexosaminidase, with protein sequence MKYKNMNFYFALLTFIGLISCAYSEMSLEEKVGQLLMVHFHGEEANQEAKTLIQDLHVGGIIYYNWCNGLSSASQIHNLSTGLQKLATTSLLIAVDQEGGLVNRLKQGFTLFPGNLALAKTKQPELAEKSAFAMGQELLSVGINMNLAPVVDVNNNPYNPIIGIRSFAASADQVVLFAKSALQGYRKAGMITCLKHFPGHGDVVVDSHQGLPIIRKSKEQLDKLELLPFYRLADQADSIMTAHLLVPALDPQNCATLSKNILTGLLREEIGFQGVIVSDSLVMQGLLNNGYSIEEAAVCSINAGCDLLILGGRQLNANSSLKLTREKIQKIHQALLQAVHSGVISKQRLEEALQRVLNLKSKILPFSKVEYNRLEHQELSEKIASLALQTVKNRSISLKKEVVLFAPKILKTDIKQTSFPQIANDFFFFSLNPSQDEYNKAQELAENASSFVCFCYDAWKNPQQIRLIQSLLKTKKPIVLLSVKDPVDAHLFPDVDILITTFSPTVASIKAAYEKIQDQLDNSN encoded by the coding sequence ATGAAATATAAAAATATGAACTTTTACTTTGCTCTACTGACATTTATCGGTCTGATCTCTTGTGCATATTCCGAAATGAGTTTAGAGGAAAAAGTGGGTCAACTTCTCATGGTGCATTTTCATGGAGAAGAGGCTAATCAAGAAGCTAAAACACTTATACAAGATCTGCATGTGGGAGGAATTATTTATTACAATTGGTGTAATGGGCTTTCATCCGCTTCCCAGATACATAATTTAAGTACAGGTCTACAAAAACTAGCTACAACCTCTCTTCTTATTGCAGTCGATCAAGAAGGAGGTCTTGTTAATAGATTAAAACAAGGGTTTACTCTTTTTCCAGGTAATCTGGCTTTAGCAAAAACAAAGCAGCCAGAACTTGCAGAAAAGTCTGCTTTTGCTATGGGACAAGAGCTTCTTTCCGTTGGAATTAATATGAATCTAGCGCCTGTTGTCGATGTGAATAACAATCCCTATAATCCAATTATTGGGATCCGTTCTTTTGCTGCTTCAGCAGATCAAGTAGTCCTTTTTGCAAAATCTGCTCTTCAAGGATATCGTAAAGCAGGGATGATCACTTGCCTAAAACATTTTCCCGGGCATGGAGATGTTGTCGTAGATTCTCATCAAGGTCTGCCTATTATTAGAAAAAGCAAAGAACAACTAGATAAACTTGAACTACTCCCCTTTTATCGATTAGCAGATCAAGCAGATAGCATTATGACAGCTCATCTTCTTGTTCCCGCTTTAGATCCCCAAAATTGTGCTACTTTATCTAAAAATATCTTAACTGGTCTCCTAAGAGAAGAAATTGGATTTCAGGGCGTTATTGTTTCTGATTCCCTGGTTATGCAAGGACTATTAAACAACGGCTATTCTATAGAAGAGGCTGCTGTCTGCTCCATAAATGCTGGTTGTGACCTTTTAATACTCGGCGGAAGACAGCTAAACGCTAATTCTTCGTTAAAGCTTACCAGAGAAAAAATTCAAAAAATTCATCAGGCATTATTACAAGCGGTACACTCAGGGGTTATTTCTAAACAAAGACTAGAGGAAGCCCTGCAAAGAGTCCTTAACCTGAAGAGTAAGATACTTCCTTTTTCTAAAGTGGAATATAATAGATTAGAGCACCAAGAGCTCTCTGAAAAAATCGCTTCCCTAGCTCTTCAGACAGTAAAAAACAGATCTATTTCTTTGAAAAAAGAAGTTGTCCTATTTGCTCCTAAAATTCTTAAAACAGATATTAAGCAAACTTCCTTTCCTCAAATAGCAAACGATTTTTTCTTTTTCAGCCTTAACCCTTCTCAAGATGAGTATAATAAGGCGCAAGAATTAGCCGAAAATGCTTCTTCTTTTGTGTGTTTTTGCTATGATGCATGGAAAAATCCTCAGCAAATTAGGCTGATTCAATCTCTTTTAAAGACAAAAAAACCTATTGTTTTACTGTCTGTAAAAGATCCTGTCGATGCTCATTTATTCCCTGATGTAGACATCTTAATTACAACCTTTAGTCCTACTGTTGCATCCATTAAGGCAGCTTATGAAAAGATACAAGATCAACTAGATAACTCGAATTGA